The Spirosoma foliorum genome has a window encoding:
- a CDS encoding efflux RND transporter permease subunit, giving the protein MNKFIRNIVGFSLKNRFFIFFMTLGLVIAGIYSYLHTPLEAFPDVTNTQIIVVTEWNGRSAEEVERFVTVPIEVAMNSVQRKSNVRSTTMFGLSVMKIIFDDGVDDFFARQQVNNLLRNVSLPEGVDPEIQPPYGPTGEIFRYTLESKNRNSRELLTLQNWVVDRQLRSVPGVADIVAFGGRDKIYELRVNPTQLTKYDITPLEVYQAVTRSNINVGGDVIERNSQAYVVRGIGLLTSIQDIENILIEEVGGNPVLVKNVAEVAESNLPRVGQVGLDTNDDVVEGIIVMRKGENPSEILGRVKAKIEELNTRVLPSDVKMVTFYDRDNLIEFCTHTVLHNLTEGIVLVTVIVFLFMADWRTTLIVSIIIPLALLFAFMCLKLRGMSANLLSMGAVDFGIIIDGAVVMVEGIFVSLDHMAHRMGMERYNRMAKLGLIRKTGGELGKAVFFSKLIIITALLPIFSFEKVEGKMFSPLAWTLGFALLGALLFTLTLVPVLCSMLLRKNVREKNNPIVNFFNRIVMAGFGWCYRNRRISLVGAIAFMIATFFSSTMLGTEFLPQLNEGALWVTAELPMSMSLPESVDMAKTIRQDLNTFPEVKQVLSQVGRSNDGTDPNGFYFCQFQVDLKPKEEWSRKISTEQLTDEMDAKLKNYAGILYNYSQPIIDNVAEAVAGYKASNGIKIFGPDVYELEKYANQALAAVRDVEGIKDLGIIRNVGQPELSVLFHDHKMALYGVSTADAQAVIEMAIGGKTASILYEGERKFDIRVRFLPEYRKSEEDIMRLMVPTMSGGKIPLKEIASIRQITGPAFIYRDLNKRFIGVKFSVRGRDLGSTIAEAQQRVLAKLQPAKGYSVEWVGEFENQVRATGRLGQVVPISIAAIFVILFITFGNAKDAGLVLFNVPFALIGGILALHVTGMNFGISAGVGFIALFGICVQNGVILISVFNQNRKDRMPLDEAIREGVRSRIRPVVMTALMAAIGLLPAAVSTGIGSETQKPLAIVVIGGLITATVLTLLIFPIIYRLFNRHHIHRLSDLD; this is encoded by the coding sequence ATGAATAAATTCATTCGTAACATAGTCGGGTTTTCGCTTAAGAATCGATTCTTTATTTTCTTTATGACCCTGGGGTTGGTCATTGCAGGTATATACAGCTACCTACACACCCCGCTCGAAGCCTTCCCCGACGTCACCAACACCCAGATTATTGTGGTAACGGAGTGGAACGGCCGCTCTGCCGAAGAGGTGGAACGGTTCGTAACCGTACCCATTGAGGTGGCTATGAACTCCGTTCAGCGAAAAAGCAATGTTCGGTCAACGACCATGTTTGGGTTGTCGGTTATGAAAATCATTTTCGACGATGGGGTTGATGATTTCTTTGCCCGACAACAGGTCAATAACCTGCTCCGCAACGTGTCATTACCCGAAGGTGTCGACCCAGAAATACAGCCTCCTTACGGCCCAACGGGCGAAATTTTCAGGTATACGCTCGAAAGTAAAAACCGCAACAGCCGCGAATTGCTTACGCTGCAAAACTGGGTAGTTGACCGTCAGCTACGAAGTGTACCAGGTGTGGCCGACATCGTGGCGTTTGGTGGACGCGATAAGATTTATGAGCTGCGGGTCAACCCAACCCAACTGACCAAATATGATATTACGCCCCTGGAAGTGTACCAGGCCGTTACCCGCAGCAACATCAATGTGGGGGGCGATGTTATTGAGCGTAACAGTCAGGCCTATGTGGTACGCGGTATCGGGTTACTGACGTCGATTCAGGACATTGAAAATATTCTTATTGAGGAAGTTGGCGGCAATCCGGTGTTAGTCAAAAACGTAGCCGAAGTCGCGGAATCAAACCTGCCTCGTGTTGGGCAAGTAGGTCTGGATACCAACGACGATGTGGTTGAAGGCATCATTGTGATGCGGAAAGGCGAAAACCCCAGCGAAATTCTGGGTCGGGTAAAAGCAAAAATCGAGGAATTGAACACGCGCGTCCTACCGTCCGATGTGAAGATGGTAACGTTCTACGACCGCGACAACCTTATTGAGTTCTGTACCCACACTGTTTTGCACAACCTTACTGAAGGTATCGTTCTGGTAACGGTCATCGTTTTTCTGTTCATGGCCGATTGGCGAACTACGCTCATCGTGTCCATCATTATTCCGTTAGCGCTGTTGTTTGCATTCATGTGCCTGAAATTGAGGGGCATGTCAGCAAACCTGCTCTCTATGGGCGCGGTCGATTTTGGTATTATCATCGATGGAGCTGTGGTTATGGTCGAGGGGATTTTCGTCTCACTCGATCACATGGCCCATCGCATGGGCATGGAGCGCTATAATCGAATGGCTAAACTTGGCTTAATTCGAAAAACAGGTGGTGAATTAGGCAAGGCGGTGTTCTTCTCCAAGTTAATCATCATCACGGCGCTGCTCCCCATTTTTTCGTTCGAGAAAGTAGAAGGTAAGATGTTTTCGCCCCTCGCCTGGACATTAGGTTTTGCCTTACTGGGTGCGCTCTTATTCACCCTTACCCTGGTGCCGGTCTTGTGCTCCATGCTCTTACGGAAAAACGTTCGGGAGAAGAACAACCCCATTGTCAACTTCTTCAACCGAATTGTGATGGCGGGTTTTGGCTGGTGTTACCGTAACCGTCGGATTAGTCTGGTTGGGGCGATTGCCTTCATGATCGCTACATTTTTTTCGTCGACAATGCTTGGAACCGAGTTTTTGCCCCAACTCAACGAAGGCGCTCTGTGGGTAACTGCGGAGCTACCGATGAGTATGTCGCTTCCCGAAAGCGTCGATATGGCCAAAACCATTCGACAAGACCTGAATACATTCCCCGAAGTGAAACAGGTGCTCTCGCAGGTAGGTCGTTCCAACGACGGTACCGACCCGAACGGCTTTTATTTCTGCCAGTTTCAGGTAGATCTAAAACCGAAAGAAGAATGGTCGCGGAAGATCAGTACGGAGCAACTGACCGACGAAATGGATGCAAAGTTGAAGAACTATGCGGGCATTCTCTACAACTACTCGCAGCCGATTATCGACAACGTAGCTGAAGCTGTAGCGGGGTATAAAGCCAGTAATGGCATCAAGATTTTCGGGCCAGATGTGTATGAACTGGAAAAATATGCCAACCAGGCGTTGGCGGCTGTTCGAGATGTTGAAGGCATCAAAGACCTGGGCATCATTCGGAACGTAGGCCAGCCTGAACTCAGCGTTCTGTTTCACGATCACAAAATGGCTCTCTACGGCGTTTCGACGGCCGATGCGCAGGCCGTAATCGAAATGGCAATTGGCGGAAAAACGGCCTCGATTTTGTACGAAGGCGAACGCAAGTTTGATATCCGCGTTCGGTTTCTGCCTGAGTACCGTAAAAGCGAAGAGGACATCATGCGCCTAATGGTACCGACCATGAGCGGAGGCAAAATTCCTTTAAAAGAAATCGCGAGCATCCGGCAAATTACAGGCCCCGCCTTTATCTATCGCGACCTTAACAAACGGTTCATCGGCGTTAAATTCTCCGTACGTGGTCGTGATTTAGGCAGTACTATTGCCGAAGCGCAGCAACGAGTACTGGCCAAACTTCAACCCGCAAAAGGGTACTCGGTAGAATGGGTTGGTGAGTTTGAGAATCAGGTGCGGGCTACTGGCCGTTTAGGACAAGTCGTTCCGATTAGTATTGCCGCCATTTTCGTCATTCTGTTTATCACCTTCGGCAATGCCAAAGACGCTGGTCTCGTTCTGTTCAATGTCCCTTTTGCGTTGATTGGCGGTATTCTGGCTCTCCACGTAACAGGCATGAATTTCGGAATTTCGGCGGGGGTTGGCTTCATTGCGTTGTTTGGGATTTGCGTACAGAATGGGGTTATCCTGATTTCGGTCTTCAACCAAAACCGAAAAGACCGAATGCCACTCGACGAAGCCATTCGGGAAGGGGTTCGATCACGGATTCGCCCTGTCGTCATGACGGCCCTTATGGCAGCTATTGGTCTTTTGCCCGCAGCTGTTTCAACTGGTATTGGCTCCGAAACGCAAAAGCCACTGGCTATTGTCGTTATCGGGGGCTTGATTACGGCAACGGTGTTAACCCTACTCATTTTCCCAATTATCTACCGACTTTTTAATCGGCACCACATTCACCGACTGAGTGATTTAGACTAG
- a CDS encoding tetratricopeptide repeat protein, which produces MAFIRSLQAITLKISLFFYFLSVNAWAQTASPDSLRRADSLFASGDQAHAARLYEAALAEGHTATDPMLLKLASAYEQQNDVPKLLYYLDVYFDRHPDDAVLRRMSDIARANNLSGYETDDLNYFYLFYRKYGIYFLLFLLIPAGYVFSVLLLKVVKKEAIPGRQKWIIFVYLLLLLIFTNLPEGVQSGITSHDRVLLRTDPSAAAPVVEVIGRGHKLNILGTKDIYLRVLWHNELYFIRRDNVWII; this is translated from the coding sequence ATGGCCTTTATTCGTTCATTGCAAGCCATTACCCTTAAAATAAGTCTATTTTTTTATTTTTTGTCTGTAAACGCCTGGGCGCAAACAGCTTCGCCGGACTCATTACGACGTGCCGATTCGTTGTTTGCTTCTGGCGATCAGGCACATGCGGCTCGTCTGTACGAAGCGGCCCTGGCCGAAGGGCATACGGCTACAGACCCGATGCTTTTGAAGTTAGCGAGTGCTTATGAGCAGCAAAATGATGTGCCGAAGCTGTTATATTACCTGGATGTGTATTTTGATCGGCATCCCGACGACGCGGTACTGCGCCGAATGAGCGACATTGCTCGGGCTAATAACCTGAGTGGCTACGAGACCGACGATCTAAATTACTTCTACCTTTTCTATCGTAAATACGGTATCTACTTTCTGCTTTTTTTGCTGATTCCGGCAGGCTATGTGTTTAGCGTATTGCTGCTTAAAGTCGTGAAAAAGGAGGCCATTCCAGGGCGGCAGAAATGGATTATCTTCGTTTACCTGTTGCTGTTATTGATCTTCACGAACTTGCCCGAAGGTGTACAATCTGGTATTACCAGCCACGACCGGGTTTTGTTACGTACCGATCCTTCGGCAGCTGCTCCCGTTGTGGAGGTGATCGGCCGGGGGCATAAACTCAATATTCTGGGTACGAAAGATATCTACCTACGCGTACTCTGGCACAACGAGCTGTACTTCATCCGGCGAGATAATGTGTGGATCATTTAA
- a CDS encoding TolC family protein produces the protein MRLSISLLFILVSARSLQAQVTTEQDSIQLTLRQADSLFVKNNLLLLAERFRIDASQAQVLQARLYDNPTVSLELSAYNGDERRVLDVGKQGQKIVSIQQLLYTAGKRNKRIALASEAAQLTQFELLDLVRGLRFDLRSRFYSIYFQQKTLTRFDQQLATLQTTVAAYEIQYNRNNVSLRELLRLKALLFQLNNDRTAIVFQLADDQRALRTLLSVDQPIKPLVIDEKLARYSLPIQSEDTLQQMALRNRPDLKAAESLTKQAELNHTLQRALATPDLRVGGTYDQAGSYIQNYVGLSVSADIPVFNRNQGAIRAARSQIQYQSQLQRQKAIQVNNEVATSLQKVREVERRVQSIEQQFTDQFDQLNRGVITSFQKGNITLLEFVDLIESYNDSISQLNRLKADRVSAYEELNYLIGEDLF, from the coding sequence ATGCGGTTATCAATTTCGTTACTTTTTATTTTAGTCAGTGCCCGATCGCTTCAGGCACAGGTTACTACTGAACAGGATTCTATTCAGTTAACGCTCCGGCAGGCCGACAGTCTGTTTGTGAAAAACAACCTACTCTTACTGGCTGAGCGGTTTCGGATCGATGCCAGTCAGGCGCAGGTGTTACAAGCTCGTTTATACGACAATCCGACGGTTAGCCTCGAACTAAGTGCGTATAACGGCGATGAACGGCGGGTACTTGATGTAGGCAAACAGGGCCAGAAAATCGTTTCCATTCAGCAATTGCTCTACACAGCGGGCAAACGGAACAAACGAATCGCGCTGGCCTCCGAAGCGGCCCAACTGACTCAGTTTGAACTACTCGATTTAGTTCGCGGGCTACGTTTTGACCTGCGGAGTCGATTCTATTCCATTTATTTTCAACAGAAAACTCTGACTCGCTTCGATCAGCAACTGGCCACCCTCCAGACAACCGTAGCGGCTTATGAAATACAATACAATCGAAACAACGTATCGCTTCGGGAGCTACTCCGGCTGAAAGCCTTGCTGTTTCAACTCAACAATGACCGGACGGCTATTGTGTTTCAACTAGCCGACGATCAACGGGCGCTACGCACGTTATTATCGGTCGATCAGCCCATTAAGCCGCTGGTTATCGATGAAAAATTGGCCCGTTACAGCCTGCCCATCCAATCAGAAGATACGCTACAGCAAATGGCGTTGCGCAATCGGCCCGATTTAAAAGCGGCCGAATCGTTAACGAAGCAAGCCGAGTTGAATCACACACTCCAGCGTGCTTTGGCAACGCCCGATTTACGCGTAGGGGGAACGTACGATCAGGCCGGAAGCTACATTCAGAATTACGTTGGGTTGTCTGTTTCGGCCGACATTCCCGTGTTCAATCGCAACCAGGGAGCCATTCGGGCGGCTCGTAGCCAGATTCAGTACCAAAGTCAGTTACAGCGTCAAAAGGCGATTCAGGTGAATAACGAAGTGGCGACATCCCTGCAAAAAGTACGGGAAGTGGAACGAAGGGTACAATCGATTGAACAACAGTTTACTGATCAGTTCGATCAGTTGAACCGGGGCGTCATTACCAGCTTTCAAAAAGGGAATATTACCCTTCTTGAATTTGTCGACCTGATCGAATCCTATAACGATAGCATCAGCCAGCTCAATCGCCTGAAGGCCGACCGGGTGAGTGCTTACGAAGAACTCAATTACCTCATCGGCGAAGACTTATTTTAA
- a CDS encoding SDR family oxidoreductase, with amino-acid sequence MKDKIVLITGASSGIGRALAFAFGHEGARIVICGRKADALQLVSDELQQAGITCFSLIADVSIEADVKKLIDQTIAHFGRLDILINNAGISMRSMLIDTDPAVIQKVMDINFMGTVYATRYALPYIQQTKGSIVGISSIAGYRGLPVRAGYSASKFAMNGFLEAVRTELLHTGVHVLTACPGFTASNIRVSALDAHGQAKGETMRDESSMMSAEECADHILRAVKSRKRELILTGQGKFTVFMNKWLPGLMDKLVYNTLAKEKDSPLKK; translated from the coding sequence ATGAAAGATAAAATTGTACTTATTACCGGTGCTTCGTCGGGCATTGGTCGGGCATTAGCCTTTGCCTTCGGACATGAAGGAGCTCGTATTGTTATCTGTGGTCGTAAAGCGGATGCACTTCAGTTGGTTAGCGATGAACTTCAGCAGGCTGGCATTACCTGCTTTTCGCTTATTGCCGATGTAAGCATCGAAGCGGATGTAAAAAAACTGATAGACCAAACCATTGCCCATTTCGGCCGACTGGATATACTCATCAATAATGCGGGCATTAGCATGCGCTCTATGCTAATCGATACCGACCCGGCAGTTATCCAGAAAGTGATGGATATCAACTTCATGGGAACGGTTTATGCCACTCGCTACGCCCTCCCCTACATTCAGCAAACCAAAGGTTCTATCGTTGGTATTTCGTCGATTGCGGGTTACCGGGGTCTACCTGTACGGGCTGGCTATTCTGCGTCAAAATTTGCGATGAACGGATTTCTGGAAGCGGTTCGGACTGAATTGCTCCACACGGGCGTTCACGTGCTGACGGCTTGCCCAGGCTTCACAGCTTCCAATATTCGAGTTTCGGCACTAGATGCCCACGGCCAGGCAAAAGGCGAAACAATGCGCGATGAAAGCAGCATGATGAGCGCCGAGGAATGTGCCGATCATATACTCCGAGCCGTAAAAAGTCGGAAACGTGAACTCATTTTGACTGGCCAGGGCAAATTCACTGTCTTTATGAACAAATGGCTTCCTGGTCTGATGGACAAGCTGGTGTACAACACACTGGCCAAAGAGAAGGACTCGCCACTAAAAAAATGA
- a CDS encoding DUF3127 domain-containing protein: MALELIGKLIKVLPEVSGQSQKGPWSKQEFVIETLDASYPKKVCLTAWGDKVADLKQYATGDTLKATFSAESREYNERWYTELRAFRIELAEGDGGAAPARPAAPQQAQSRPAAPQGAAMSFNAAFDEESNDLPF; encoded by the coding sequence ATGGCACTGGAATTAATCGGAAAACTCATAAAAGTTCTGCCAGAAGTATCGGGGCAAAGTCAAAAAGGCCCTTGGAGCAAACAGGAATTCGTTATTGAAACACTGGATGCTTCCTATCCCAAAAAAGTATGCTTAACCGCTTGGGGCGATAAAGTAGCAGACTTGAAACAATACGCTACGGGCGATACCCTGAAAGCTACCTTTAGTGCTGAGTCGCGGGAATACAATGAGCGTTGGTATACTGAATTGCGGGCTTTCCGTATTGAATTAGCAGAAGGAGATGGTGGTGCGGCACCAGCTCGCCCGGCAGCTCCTCAACAAGCGCAGTCTCGCCCAGCGGCTCCTCAGGGTGCTGCTATGTCGTTCAATGCAGCTTTTGATGAAGAAAGTAACGACCTGCCATTCTAA
- a CDS encoding SEL1-like repeat protein gives MTYTLTSLVIAFTINTACLAKSDDSFSHKRVHRQDTTTIAYLRAQVEDGLCHWKAGEYSQAEQYFRKAATHKYSWGQYNLALCYFHGKGISKDLVKAANLMRLASIQGNSEAQGALGSMYFYGMGVEKNYTEALTWYQLAAKAGNITAHTYLGYLYEAGLGVPKNYQIAYDWYQKAADEGCGDAMQCLGNLYEQGNGVEKNTNEALKWYRAAAEQSIPEASYRAFRIYYYDRLDTVNSYTYLTRAAAQNHVAALYELAEAYYLGLLGCTIDKQKALQYYQKAANSGSNLASMALKVRTFPESE, from the coding sequence ATGACTTACACGCTAACGTCTCTAGTCATAGCCTTCACAATTAATACCGCTTGCCTGGCAAAATCAGATGACTCGTTTAGCCATAAACGAGTTCATCGTCAGGATACAACCACCATTGCTTACCTACGGGCCCAAGTTGAGGATGGTTTATGCCATTGGAAAGCAGGTGAGTATAGTCAGGCTGAGCAGTACTTCCGAAAGGCGGCTACTCATAAATACAGTTGGGGCCAGTACAATCTGGCTCTTTGCTATTTCCACGGAAAAGGAATTTCTAAAGACTTAGTTAAGGCAGCTAACCTAATGCGCCTGGCGTCTATTCAGGGAAATTCAGAAGCGCAGGGGGCACTGGGTAGCATGTATTTCTATGGCATGGGAGTCGAAAAAAATTATACCGAAGCGCTAACCTGGTATCAATTAGCGGCCAAAGCCGGAAATATAACAGCCCATACATACCTGGGTTATTTATACGAAGCTGGGCTAGGCGTACCCAAAAATTATCAGATCGCCTATGACTGGTATCAAAAGGCGGCCGACGAAGGCTGTGGTGACGCTATGCAATGCCTTGGTAATTTATATGAACAAGGCAACGGCGTTGAAAAGAACACAAACGAAGCCCTAAAATGGTATCGGGCAGCGGCTGAACAGAGTATTCCCGAAGCCAGTTATCGGGCTTTTCGAATTTATTACTACGACCGATTAGATACCGTAAACAGCTATACATACCTGACAAGAGCAGCGGCTCAAAACCACGTTGCCGCCTTGTATGAACTTGCCGAAGCCTATTATTTAGGCCTGCTTGGGTGCACCATTGATAAGCAAAAGGCATTACAGTATTACCAGAAGGCAGCCAACTCAGGCAGTAATCTGGCTAGTATGGCCCTCAAAGTCAGAACGTTTCCTGAATCTGAGTAA
- a CDS encoding response regulator transcription factor produces MKKIVIIEDDRRIAQMISRGLQEEGYTTEVVYEGINGRQVALKPDVDLLLLDLNLPGINGFEVCRSVRAAKPSLPIIILSAMGEIEDKEEGLALGADDYLVKPFDFRELVARVKTSLRRSAYMSGLSTESEQTWQVANLTVNLITKEVRRGEVKIDLTAREFSLLDYLMRNRGKVLSKLDIAEHVWSLNYDPDSTVVEVYINYLRKKIDRDFKPKLIHTRLGMGYVLKEE; encoded by the coding sequence ATGAAGAAAATAGTAATCATTGAAGACGACCGACGTATTGCCCAGATGATTAGCCGGGGACTTCAGGAGGAAGGCTATACAACTGAGGTCGTTTATGAAGGCATTAATGGCAGGCAGGTAGCTCTAAAACCAGATGTCGATTTATTACTTCTTGATCTCAACCTACCCGGCATCAATGGGTTCGAAGTTTGCCGTAGCGTACGGGCGGCTAAACCTTCGCTGCCCATCATCATCCTGTCGGCAATGGGAGAAATAGAAGATAAAGAAGAAGGACTGGCATTAGGAGCCGATGACTACCTGGTCAAACCTTTCGATTTTCGGGAGCTGGTTGCCCGCGTGAAAACCAGCCTTCGCCGGTCGGCGTACATGAGCGGGCTAAGCACCGAGTCGGAGCAGACTTGGCAGGTCGCAAATTTGACGGTAAACCTTATCACGAAAGAAGTTCGCCGGGGAGAGGTTAAAATAGATCTGACAGCTCGTGAATTTTCTCTGCTTGACTACCTGATGCGTAACCGGGGCAAAGTACTCTCCAAACTGGATATTGCCGAACATGTGTGGTCGCTCAATTATGACCCAGATTCTACCGTCGTCGAAGTTTATATTAATTACCTCCGCAAAAAAATAGATCGCGACTTTAAGCCCAAACTGATTCACACCCGACTCGGTATGGGCTATGTGTTGAAAGAGGAATAG
- a CDS encoding efflux RND transporter periplasmic adaptor subunit, translated as MKINILLFLSGLTIISSCTPKPAAEEAGAFMLSDTMMRRIRLDSAVTQPVRSELTLVGKVVADENRVIKVFPLVGGNVEDVKVELGDYVRKGQTLAAIRSGEVADLERQSIQAQSDLLVAEKNLRVAQDLFETKLTSQREVVAAQKEVEKAQAEATRVKEVFRIYGIGKASMYTVKAPIDGYVIEKNVNRDMQLRSDNADNLFTIGQISEVWVLANVNESDIGRVRTGMEATVQTLSYPDELFKGHVDKIYTVLDPNTKAMTVRIRLNNKGMKLRPEMHATVTLRYEDGGKLATVPSAAVIFDRSKQYVMVFRNRSDIETREVSVLKSLGEVAYISQGIKPGEKVISKNQLLVYNALNN; from the coding sequence ATGAAAATCAACATCTTACTATTTCTTAGTGGACTGACTATTATTAGTTCATGTACCCCCAAACCAGCAGCAGAAGAGGCCGGAGCCTTTATGCTTTCTGATACCATGATGCGCCGTATTCGTCTCGACAGTGCAGTAACGCAGCCTGTACGAAGCGAACTGACCCTGGTTGGCAAAGTTGTAGCCGACGAGAACCGGGTCATTAAGGTGTTTCCGCTGGTGGGTGGCAACGTAGAAGATGTTAAAGTTGAGTTGGGCGATTACGTCCGCAAAGGCCAAACGCTGGCGGCAATCCGATCGGGCGAAGTAGCTGATCTGGAACGCCAGTCAATCCAGGCCCAGTCGGATTTGCTGGTGGCCGAAAAAAATCTTCGGGTAGCGCAGGATCTGTTTGAGACCAAACTTACGTCGCAACGCGAAGTAGTAGCCGCTCAAAAAGAGGTGGAAAAAGCGCAGGCAGAAGCTACCCGAGTCAAAGAAGTATTCCGCATTTATGGCATCGGCAAAGCGTCGATGTACACCGTAAAAGCGCCCATTGACGGCTACGTCATCGAGAAGAACGTGAACCGCGATATGCAACTCCGCTCCGACAACGCCGACAACCTGTTTACCATTGGCCAGATTAGCGAAGTGTGGGTACTAGCCAATGTGAACGAAAGCGACATCGGCCGGGTACGAACGGGTATGGAAGCGACCGTGCAAACACTCAGCTATCCTGACGAACTCTTTAAGGGCCATGTTGATAAAATCTACACCGTGCTGGACCCCAATACCAAGGCGATGACGGTTCGAATTCGGCTCAACAACAAGGGGATGAAACTCCGGCCCGAGATGCATGCCACCGTAACCTTGCGCTACGAAGACGGCGGGAAACTGGCAACGGTGCCCTCTGCAGCTGTGATTTTCGACCGCTCAAAGCAATATGTCATGGTCTTCCGGAATCGGTCTGACATTGAAACCCGTGAAGTCAGTGTCCTCAAATCGCTGGGCGAAGTGGCTTATATCAGCCAGGGTATCAAACCCGGCGAAAAGGTTATTTCCAAAAATCAACTGCTGGTCTACAACGCACTCAACAATTAA